From Ancylobacter pratisalsi, one genomic window encodes:
- the rpsA gene encoding 30S ribosomal protein S1: MSATQTAFESREDFAAMLEESFTHTEPAEGAVVKGIVVAIEKDLAIIDIGLKTEGRVALREFAGPGRDQEIKVGDEVEVYLERVENALGEAVLSRDKARREESWVRLEKAFNAQEKVSGVIFNQVKGGFTVDLDGAVAFLPRSQVDIRPIRDVGPLMHNPQPFQILKMDRRRGNIVVSRRTVLEETRAEQRHELVQNLEEGQVIDGVVKNITDYGAFVDLGGIDGLLHVTDIAWRRVNHPTEVLNIGQTVKVKIIKINHETHRISLGMKQLLGDPWEGIEAKYPVQARFKGRVTNITDYGAFVELEPGIEGLIHVSEMSWTKKNVHPGKIVATSQEVEVAILEVDPVKRRISLGLKQTLQNPWEAFAEKYPAGATVEGEVKNKTEFGLFLGLDGDVDGMVHLSDLDWNRPGEQVIDEFKKGDIVKAQVLDVDVDKERISLGVKQLGGDPFQETGELRKGVIVTCEVIDVKDGGVDVKIAGSDMTTFVKRSELARDRGDQRPDRFAVGEKFDARVTLFDRKARKVQVSIKALEIAEEKEAVAQFGSQDSGASLGDILGAALKKASEKAD, from the coding sequence ATGTCCGCAACACAAACCGCATTTGAGTCCCGCGAAGATTTCGCCGCGATGCTCGAAGAGAGCTTTACCCACACCGAGCCCGCCGAGGGCGCGGTCGTCAAGGGTATCGTGGTCGCTATCGAGAAGGACCTCGCCATCATCGACATCGGTCTGAAGACCGAAGGCCGAGTGGCACTGCGTGAATTTGCCGGCCCCGGCCGCGACCAGGAAATCAAGGTCGGCGACGAGGTCGAAGTCTATCTGGAGCGTGTCGAGAACGCGCTCGGCGAGGCCGTCCTCTCGCGCGACAAGGCACGCCGCGAAGAGAGCTGGGTCCGCCTCGAGAAGGCGTTCAACGCCCAGGAGAAGGTCTCCGGCGTGATCTTCAATCAGGTCAAGGGCGGCTTCACGGTCGACCTCGATGGCGCCGTGGCGTTCCTGCCGCGCAGCCAGGTGGACATTCGCCCGATCCGCGATGTCGGCCCGCTGATGCACAACCCGCAGCCGTTCCAGATCCTCAAGATGGACCGTCGCCGCGGCAATATCGTGGTTTCGCGCCGCACGGTTCTCGAAGAGACCCGCGCCGAGCAGCGCCACGAGCTGGTGCAGAACCTCGAAGAGGGTCAGGTCATCGACGGCGTGGTCAAGAACATCACCGATTACGGTGCGTTCGTTGATCTCGGCGGCATTGACGGCCTGCTGCATGTCACCGACATCGCCTGGCGTCGCGTGAACCACCCGACCGAAGTGCTGAACATCGGCCAGACGGTCAAGGTGAAGATCATCAAGATCAACCACGAGACCCACCGCATCTCGCTCGGCATGAAGCAGCTGCTCGGCGATCCGTGGGAGGGCATCGAGGCCAAGTACCCGGTCCAGGCCCGCTTCAAGGGTCGCGTCACCAACATCACCGACTACGGCGCGTTCGTCGAGCTGGAGCCGGGGATCGAGGGCCTCATCCACGTTTCCGAGATGAGCTGGACCAAGAAGAACGTTCACCCCGGCAAGATCGTCGCCACTTCGCAGGAAGTGGAAGTCGCGATCCTCGAGGTGGATCCGGTCAAGCGCCGCATCTCGCTGGGCCTCAAGCAGACCCTGCAGAATCCCTGGGAAGCCTTCGCCGAGAAGTACCCGGCGGGCGCCACCGTGGAAGGCGAGGTCAAGAACAAGACCGAGTTCGGTCTGTTCCTGGGTCTCGACGGTGATGTCGACGGCATGGTCCATCTCTCGGACCTCGACTGGAACCGTCCGGGCGAGCAGGTCATCGACGAGTTCAAGAAGGGCGACATCGTCAAGGCGCAGGTCCTTGATGTCGACGTCGACAAGGAGCGCATCTCGCTTGGCGTGAAGCAGCTCGGCGGCGACCCCTTCCAGGAAACCGGTGAACTGCGCAAGGGCGTCATCGTGACCTGTGAGGTCATCGACGTGAAGGATGGCGGCGTCGACGTGAAGATCGCCGGCTCCGACATGACCACCTTCGTCAAGCGCTCGGAACTGGCCCGCGACCGCGGCGACCAGCGTCCGGACCGCTTCGCCGTCGGCGAGAAGTTCGATGCCCGCGTCACCCTGTTCGACCGCAAGGCGCGCAAGGTGCAGGTCTCCATCAAGGCGCTCGAAATCGCCGAAGAGAAGGAGGCCGTGGCTCAGTTCGGTTCGCAGGACTCGGGCGCTTCGCTCGGCGACATCCTCGGCGCCGCGCTGAAGAAGGCTTCCGAGAAGGCCGACTGA